In a single window of the Bradyrhizobium sp. ORS 285 genome:
- a CDS encoding YidB family protein → MGLLDILNGMQNGPHGPSHPTTEKNGGMSPMTMAILALLAWKAVKHFSQNSQQPNAAPTPVPPPQPAPQGGPLGGALGGALGGGLGGGLGGGLGNILAGGLGGLLAGGAAGSVLSGGLGDLLRQFQEKGHGDTANSWVSPGENKPISPGDLANALGADQLDQMSAQSGLSRDELLNGLSQYLPKVIDQLTPDGRLPTEHELAGRI, encoded by the coding sequence ATGGGTCTACTCGATATCCTCAACGGCATGCAGAACGGCCCGCACGGGCCGTCTCACCCGACCACTGAGAAAAACGGCGGCATGTCGCCGATGACGATGGCGATCCTCGCGCTGCTCGCGTGGAAAGCCGTGAAGCACTTCTCGCAGAACAGCCAGCAACCGAACGCAGCGCCAACGCCCGTTCCGCCGCCGCAGCCGGCGCCGCAGGGCGGCCCCCTCGGCGGTGCGTTGGGTGGCGCGCTTGGTGGAGGGCTTGGCGGAGGTCTTGGCGGCGGTCTTGGGAACATCCTCGCCGGCGGCCTCGGCGGGCTGCTCGCAGGCGGTGCCGCCGGCAGCGTGCTGTCCGGCGGACTCGGTGATCTGCTCCGCCAGTTCCAGGAGAAGGGCCATGGCGACACCGCGAACTCATGGGTCAGCCCCGGCGAGAACAAGCCGATCTCTCCCGGCGATCTCGCCAATGCGCTGGGCGCCGACCAGCTGGACCAGATGTCCGCACAGAGCGGCCTGTCGCGCGACGAGCTGCTCAACGGATTGAGCCAGTATCTGCCGAAGGTGATCGATCAGCTGACGCCGGACGGGCGACTGCCGACCGAGCACGAGCTGGCGGGCCGGATCTGA